One genomic segment of Anaerolineales bacterium includes these proteins:
- a CDS encoding ABC transporter permease, whose product MQLPAKLNNSLSLSSIVRFWRHLVQRREFAVLLLFLILCTLLSLLTDTFLTFDNLSNLARNFSWIAIIAFGQSMVIIIGGLDMSVGATMALAGLITAYCMDENIGLPVGVAVTSGLFVGVLVGWINGFMIARAKLPSYVVTLGTMSVVRGIAFSLTGGWPVRNLPENFRVIGQHEIQFGSWGIPVPFLLTVMTALVVGLLLDKMVLGRYVHTLNRGERALLLAGVNVNQVTTLVYTLCGLLAAFGGIVMTARLGVAAPTAASGYELDSIAAAVVGGTSLYGGEGSIVGVLLGGAVLQTVRNGLVLLGFPAYGHTVAVGAMILAVILLNYWRRKH is encoded by the coding sequence ATGCAGTTGCCAGCGAAGTTGAATAATTCTCTCTCGTTGAGTTCGATCGTTCGGTTCTGGCGTCACTTGGTCCAGCGACGTGAATTTGCGGTATTGTTGCTGTTTCTCATCCTCTGCACTCTCTTAAGCCTGCTGACAGATACCTTTCTCACTTTCGACAATTTATCGAACCTCGCCCGCAACTTTTCCTGGATCGCGATCATCGCCTTCGGTCAGAGCATGGTGATCATTATTGGTGGTCTCGACATGTCTGTAGGTGCGACGATGGCGTTGGCCGGCCTCATCACCGCATATTGTATGGACGAGAATATCGGCCTGCCGGTGGGTGTTGCCGTGACCTCGGGGCTTTTCGTCGGAGTTCTCGTTGGATGGATTAATGGTTTCATGATCGCTCGCGCGAAGCTTCCATCCTATGTCGTCACCCTGGGCACGATGAGCGTGGTGCGGGGCATTGCGTTCAGCCTGACAGGCGGCTGGCCGGTACGCAATCTGCCGGAGAATTTTCGTGTTATCGGCCAACACGAGATTCAATTCGGTTCGTGGGGAATTCCGGTGCCGTTCCTGTTGACGGTGATGACGGCGCTTGTCGTAGGTTTGTTGCTCGATAAAATGGTGTTGGGCAGGTACGTTCATACACTCAACCGGGGCGAGCGGGCGCTGCTTCTGGCCGGCGTCAACGTTAACCAGGTCACCACGCTGGTTTACACGCTCTGCGGACTTCTGGCGGCATTTGGAGGAATAGTCATGACCGCGCGTCTGGGAGTCGCTGCTCCCACCGCGGCAAGCGGGTACGAACTGGACAGCATCGCCGCTGCGGTCGTTGGCGGCACCAGCTTGTATGGAGGCGAAGGCAGTATCGTGGGTGTGTTGCTTGGCGGTGCCGTACTCCAAACCGTGCGGAATGGACTGGTCCTGCTGGGCTTTCCCGCCTACGGACACACCGTCGCCGTAGGCGCAATGATCCTGGCGGTCATCCTATTGAACTACTGGCGACGTAAACACTAA
- a CDS encoding ATP-binding cassette domain-containing protein: MTQLLKAIDISKSFGTLPVIRNVSLEISPGEVVGIAGQSGAGKSALTMLLTGFLTPDEGKLFLEGQQLRWPFNGRALGIEVIHQHPDLAEDLDVSSNVFLGNEIGWSLGDDWLKFPNRRRMAKETVRILTQLGANLEDPHEIVANLSSEQRQLIAIARVMVNPSKLIIVDNPTLALSYPYQHKLLSLIESWQQQGIAVLINSDNPDHLLAVTDRIIVLRNGRCDNEFQTDDTNREEVVAAMVGTIDRQQLTPILWALDSYYRAREQAEKLSQRQAMLEKGLASGEMINRQFISQLANQIDALDQVNAALQNAQRRLLTELEQERKGLAREIHDQVIQDMLGVNYRLEEIESYDNLAPAVRNELSSLQDRIRTLVDDLRDICGNLRPPTIDSLGLGPAIGSYARDWTRRSGIPVTLDIDPELGRLPEAIELSIFRIVQEGLNNVHKHSGASESRVELRRTLPRTLMLSVSDNGQGVDGDFDLTMLPESGHYGLLGISERVVLLGGRLKLQNNEDGGLLLQVEIPHPRLEMTT; this comes from the coding sequence ATGACGCAGTTATTGAAGGCGATCGACATCTCGAAAAGCTTCGGCACCTTACCGGTCATCCGGAATGTGAGCCTGGAAATTTCGCCCGGCGAAGTCGTGGGCATTGCCGGACAGAGCGGAGCCGGGAAATCTGCATTGACCATGCTGCTCACAGGCTTTTTGACTCCCGACGAAGGCAAGTTGTTCCTTGAAGGGCAGCAACTGCGCTGGCCGTTCAACGGACGGGCTCTCGGAATCGAGGTTATCCATCAACACCCAGATTTGGCTGAAGACCTCGACGTCAGCAGCAACGTATTTCTGGGAAATGAAATTGGATGGTCGTTGGGGGATGATTGGCTCAAATTCCCCAATCGGCGGCGAATGGCCAAGGAGACGGTCCGTATCCTGACGCAATTAGGGGCCAACCTCGAGGACCCACACGAGATCGTTGCCAATCTTTCGAGCGAGCAACGTCAATTAATTGCGATAGCTCGCGTAATGGTCAATCCATCGAAGTTGATCATCGTTGACAATCCGACGCTTGCGCTCAGCTATCCATACCAGCACAAACTCCTATCGCTCATCGAAAGCTGGCAGCAGCAGGGAATCGCCGTCCTGATCAACAGCGACAACCCCGATCACTTGTTGGCAGTTACCGACCGTATCATCGTTCTGCGGAACGGGCGCTGCGACAACGAGTTCCAAACCGACGACACGAATCGTGAAGAGGTGGTCGCTGCGATGGTGGGAACCATCGACCGTCAACAGCTCACGCCAATCCTCTGGGCGCTGGACAGCTATTATCGTGCTCGTGAGCAGGCTGAAAAGCTGTCCCAGCGACAGGCCATGCTCGAAAAGGGCCTGGCTTCGGGAGAAATGATCAATCGACAGTTCATCAGCCAGTTGGCCAATCAAATCGACGCGCTGGACCAGGTTAACGCGGCGCTGCAAAACGCACAGCGCCGCTTGTTGACCGAACTCGAGCAGGAACGCAAAGGCCTGGCGCGCGAAATCCACGATCAGGTAATCCAGGATATGTTGGGAGTGAATTATCGCCTGGAGGAAATTGAATCCTATGATAATTTGGCGCCCGCGGTAAGAAACGAGCTGTCCAGCCTGCAAGACAGAATTCGCACGCTGGTGGACGACTTGCGCGATATCTGCGGCAACTTGCGCCCGCCGACAATCGACAGTTTGGGTCTGGGACCGGCCATTGGTTCGTACGCGAGAGATTGGACCAGGCGATCCGGAATCCCGGTGACCCTGGATATTGATCCCGAGCTTGGGCGCTTGCCGGAAGCCATCGAGTTGTCGATCTTCCGCATCGTGCAAGAGGGGTTGAATAACGTGCACAAGCATTCCGGCGCCAGCGAATCCAGAGTCGAACTACGGCGCACCCTGCCGCGCACATTGATGCTCTCCGTATCTGATAATGGACAGGGCGTTGACGGCGATTTCGATCTAACCATGCTGCCCGAAAGCGGCCACTATGGACTGTTGGGCATCAGCGAGCGGGTGGTGCTGTTGGGTGGGCGGCTTAAATTGCAGAATAATGAAGACGGCGGCTTGCTGCTCCAGGTTGAGATCCCCCATCCCCGATTGGAAATGACTACCTAG
- a CDS encoding LacI family DNA-binding transcriptional regulator gives MPTVLDVAKRAGVAPITVSRVINNSGYVSQATRERVEAAVKELGYVPNTLARGLRSKQTKTLALVVTDITNPYFTLMARGVEDAAGISDYTVVYCNTDESEAKEEKYANLLAQRQVDGVLLVPSCGNVKTIKFLLSNDINVVALDRRVSGVKIDCVRSDSENGACRLIELLIGLGHKRIATITGPKDVSTSVDRVAGYRRALVESSLAEYEQVHYGMFNQESGYKFTRQVMMHSPKPTAIFGANNYIAIGIIKALRDLEFDVPGDVSVVAFDDFPESMLLAPFLTIAYQPAYEMGQMATEMLLKRISGEITGECQNLVLPTEIIERESAGPIWNRSR, from the coding sequence ATGCCAACAGTTCTTGATGTAGCCAAGCGTGCAGGTGTCGCACCGATCACGGTTTCTCGGGTGATCAATAACTCGGGCTATGTCAGCCAAGCTACTCGGGAGCGTGTCGAAGCAGCGGTCAAGGAGTTGGGATATGTTCCCAACACGCTGGCTCGCGGACTCCGCTCGAAACAGACGAAGACTCTGGCGCTGGTCGTCACGGATATCACCAACCCATACTTTACTTTGATGGCCAGAGGGGTTGAGGACGCGGCGGGGATCTCCGACTATACGGTCGTTTATTGCAATACGGATGAATCTGAAGCAAAGGAAGAAAAATATGCCAATCTATTGGCCCAGCGGCAGGTAGACGGCGTGCTATTGGTTCCTTCGTGTGGGAATGTAAAGACGATCAAGTTCTTGCTCTCGAACGACATCAACGTTGTGGCGCTCGATCGCCGCGTTTCGGGCGTCAAAATCGATTGTGTACGCTCTGACTCGGAAAATGGCGCCTGTCGATTGATCGAGTTGCTCATCGGACTGGGGCACAAACGGATCGCTACAATTACCGGACCCAAAGATGTTTCAACTTCAGTCGACCGTGTAGCTGGCTATCGGCGAGCATTGGTCGAATCGAGCTTGGCGGAATACGAGCAAGTTCATTATGGGATGTTCAACCAGGAGAGTGGCTACAAATTCACCAGGCAGGTGATGATGCATTCGCCAAAGCCGACGGCCATATTTGGTGCCAACAACTATATTGCGATTGGGATTATTAAAGCTTTGCGTGATCTCGAGTTCGATGTGCCTGGCGACGTCTCTGTTGTCGCATTTGATGATTTTCCCGAATCGATGCTCCTGGCGCCTTTTTTAACCATTGCTTATCAGCCAGCCTACGAGATGGGGCAAATGGCGACTGAAATGTTGCTGAAACGTATTTCAGGTGAAATTACTGGAGAATGTCAAAACTTGGTATTGCCTACCGAAATCATCGAACGCGAATCGGCTGGCCCAATCTGGAATAGAAGCAGGTGA
- a CDS encoding ATP-binding cassette domain-containing protein, producing MKPKTEATPIVEMRHIKKSFAAVRALRGVDLTLHENEVLGLVGDNAAGKSTLMKVLSGAYIPDGGEIFIEGKKVHFNNPLDARQMGIEMVYQDLALVNHLSVAANVFLGREEMSVQMGLFGVIDQRHIEEETQRLLDRLKIDISSVRLGVERLSGGQRQAVAIARATAFNAKVIIMDEPTAALSVAAIDKVLDLVRELKTQGCSIIIISHRLEDIYRVSERMVVLRHGRKVCDYPVSGDIHDFRERVVAYIVGARNDFPEAEVD from the coding sequence ATGAAACCCAAAACAGAAGCCACGCCCATTGTGGAAATGCGGCATATCAAGAAGAGCTTCGCTGCCGTCCGGGCGCTGCGCGGCGTAGATCTGACACTGCACGAGAATGAGGTGTTGGGGTTGGTGGGCGACAACGCCGCGGGTAAATCCACATTGATGAAAGTTCTCAGTGGCGCCTACATCCCTGACGGTGGAGAAATCTTCATCGAAGGTAAGAAAGTGCATTTTAACAATCCGTTGGATGCGCGCCAAATGGGGATCGAGATGGTTTACCAGGATTTGGCCCTGGTCAACCACCTGAGTGTGGCAGCCAATGTTTTTCTTGGACGGGAAGAGATGTCCGTACAAATGGGTTTGTTTGGCGTGATCGACCAGCGTCATATAGAAGAAGAGACGCAGCGCCTGCTCGATCGTCTCAAGATTGACATCTCCTCCGTACGCTTGGGTGTGGAACGACTTTCAGGTGGCCAGCGTCAAGCTGTGGCCATTGCCCGGGCGACGGCGTTCAACGCCAAGGTCATCATCATGGATGAGCCTACGGCGGCTTTGAGTGTGGCGGCTATTGACAAGGTGCTCGATCTGGTGCGGGAGCTCAAGACGCAGGGTTGTTCGATCATCATCATCAGCCACCGCCTGGAGGACATATATCGGGTGAGTGAGCGAATGGTGGTGCTGCGTCACGGGCGCAAAGTCTGCGATTATCCCGTCTCTGGTGACATTCATGATTTCCGCGAGCGGGTGGTCGCTTACATCGTTGGCGCCCGAAATGATTTTCCCGAGGCAGAAGTTGATTGA
- a CDS encoding ABC transporter permease, giving the protein MSEILTEQISRDDAVRAGEAAVNRGLAVDRFIRLFAVAVLFTIFSITARNFFTVRSILTLALQTSTITLMGIGVTFTIITGGIDLSIGSIVALSGTIAVMVALEGVPIWLSMIVGLLVGVVSGLINGLMITKMKLPPFIATLGMMMVARGVALTITNANAKPAPEGFGELGNGTILGTGPEFPGLSYPLLIMIAVAFVFHFILAKTRLGRYTYAVGSNEEAARLAGIKIHQVKIINYIFCGLLTALVGIILASRMITSQPNSAIGYEMNAIAAAVIGGTSLMGGVGTVAGTVIGSFIIGILTVGLTMQGANYFMQQIVIGLVVIGAVTVDRLRNRK; this is encoded by the coding sequence ATGAGCGAGATATTAACGGAACAAATTAGCAGGGATGATGCAGTTCGCGCCGGGGAGGCAGCCGTGAATCGCGGCTTGGCTGTGGACAGGTTCATTCGCTTATTTGCAGTTGCTGTGTTGTTTACTATCTTCTCAATAACGGCCAGGAACTTCTTTACCGTCCGAAGCATTCTCACGCTTGCCTTGCAAACCAGCACGATCACCCTCATGGGTATCGGTGTGACCTTCACGATCATCACGGGCGGTATCGATCTCTCTATCGGATCGATCGTTGCCCTGTCCGGCACCATCGCCGTGATGGTTGCCCTTGAAGGAGTCCCCATCTGGCTCAGCATGATCGTCGGGCTGCTTGTCGGAGTCGTGAGCGGTCTCATCAACGGACTGATGATCACCAAAATGAAGCTGCCTCCGTTCATCGCAACGCTCGGCATGATGATGGTTGCCAGAGGGGTTGCGCTTACGATTACGAATGCAAATGCAAAGCCGGCGCCTGAAGGGTTCGGTGAGTTGGGCAACGGCACCATTCTGGGGACCGGACCGGAATTCCCGGGTCTATCCTACCCGCTGTTGATCATGATCGCAGTGGCGTTCGTCTTTCATTTCATTCTCGCGAAAACGCGGCTCGGAAGGTACACCTACGCCGTGGGGTCGAACGAAGAGGCGGCACGGCTCGCCGGGATCAAGATCCATCAGGTTAAAATCATCAATTACATTTTCTGCGGCCTGCTTACGGCATTGGTCGGCATCATCCTCGCCTCCCGCATGATCACATCCCAACCCAACAGCGCAATTGGCTACGAGATGAACGCCATTGCTGCCGCCGTCATCGGCGGCACAAGCCTCATGGGTGGCGTAGGCACAGTAGCAGGGACGGTGATCGGTTCTTTCATCATCGGCATATTAACCGTGGGACTCACGATGCAGGGTGCAAATTATTTCATGCAGCAGATCGTTATCGGGCTCGTGGTTATCGGCGCAGTAACAGTCGACCGACTCAGAAACCGAAAGTGA
- a CDS encoding ABC transporter substrate-binding protein, with protein sequence MNKKLFALTSLLMVISLALASCGAPATAEVIEREVEVTKIVEVTSAPAAVVEEGGEIAVIVKTGNSSFWQNVQTGAMDAQNELQDKTPKLSVTFLGAQSESNINEQINIVESAIDRGVKAIVLAPSDTQALIPVVEKAKAAGIPVVIIDSLLEGPEDNYVSFLATDNYAAGEACAKRLIEEVKANTGGDSGNIAVMSYVAGVGSEIGRVGGFKDYIAANSNLEVVTTQYSNADMPTALDQTTNVLQANPDLVGIFGANEPTAIGMGRAIEQAGLAGTIAAIGFDGNSVLAEMVRNDTLQAIAVQSSYNMGYLGVMTAYAVAFEGETVDHYVDTGFIMVDKDNIDSQDAQNVLY encoded by the coding sequence ATGAATAAGAAACTGTTCGCTCTAACAAGCCTTCTCATGGTCATTTCTCTCGCCTTGGCAAGCTGCGGCGCTCCGGCGACTGCGGAAGTCATCGAGAGAGAAGTTGAGGTGACGAAGATCGTCGAAGTAACCTCCGCCCCCGCTGCAGTGGTAGAAGAGGGTGGGGAGATTGCGGTCATCGTCAAGACGGGCAACTCCAGCTTCTGGCAGAATGTGCAGACTGGGGCAATGGACGCCCAGAACGAGCTTCAGGATAAGACTCCCAAGCTCTCGGTCACCTTCCTTGGAGCCCAGTCAGAGAGCAACATCAACGAGCAGATCAACATCGTCGAGAGCGCAATCGATCGCGGCGTGAAGGCGATCGTGCTTGCGCCCTCAGATACCCAGGCTCTCATCCCGGTGGTAGAGAAGGCAAAGGCTGCCGGCATTCCTGTGGTCATCATCGACTCGCTGCTCGAAGGCCCGGAAGATAACTACGTATCATTCCTTGCGACCGACAACTATGCAGCAGGAGAAGCTTGTGCCAAGAGGCTGATCGAGGAAGTAAAGGCCAACACGGGCGGCGATAGCGGCAATATTGCCGTTATGTCTTACGTTGCCGGCGTGGGCTCCGAGATTGGCCGCGTGGGTGGCTTCAAGGATTACATCGCGGCGAACTCGAATCTGGAGGTCGTCACGACTCAGTACTCCAACGCCGACATGCCCACCGCACTCGACCAGACGACGAATGTGCTGCAAGCAAACCCAGATCTGGTGGGTATCTTCGGCGCCAACGAGCCGACCGCCATTGGTATGGGCCGCGCGATCGAGCAAGCAGGCCTTGCAGGGACGATTGCCGCGATTGGCTTCGATGGCAATAGTGTCCTGGCAGAAATGGTCAGAAACGACACGCTGCAGGCCATTGCCGTTCAAAGCTCCTATAACATGGGCTACTTGGGCGTCATGACTGCCTATGCCGTTGCCTTTGAAGGCGAGACGGTTGACCACTATGTCGACACTGGCTTCATCATGGTCGACAAGGACAACATCGATTCTCAGGATGCTCAGAACGTGCTCTACTAG
- the fucU gene encoding L-fucose mutarotase — protein sequence MLIGISPLISPDLLAVLYRMGHGDEIVLADAHFPGETCGQRVLRADGLKIADLLDAILPLFILDTYVESPLIMMAVVAGDQADPAVEVSYRLIIDKYWPNTPPIQRIDRFEFYDRAKQAFAVLMTGETAKYGNIILKKGVTPIIDNEGIWPIGDSHK from the coding sequence ATGTTGATTGGAATATCCCCTTTGATTTCTCCTGATTTACTGGCAGTCTTGTACCGCATGGGACATGGGGATGAAATCGTGCTCGCCGATGCGCACTTTCCAGGTGAGACTTGTGGTCAACGTGTGTTGCGCGCAGATGGTTTGAAGATCGCGGATTTATTGGATGCAATCCTGCCCCTTTTTATTCTGGATACCTATGTCGAAAGCCCACTAATCATGATGGCGGTGGTTGCAGGCGATCAGGCAGATCCGGCCGTGGAGGTTTCATATCGGCTGATCATCGACAAATACTGGCCCAACACACCGCCTATTCAACGCATTGATCGTTTTGAGTTTTACGACAGGGCGAAACAAGCATTTGCCGTCCTCATGACCGGCGAGACGGCAAAATATGGCAACATCATTTTGAAGAAAGGAGTGACTCCCATTATTGATAATGAGGGAATATGGCCAATAGGTGATAGTCATAAGTAA
- a CDS encoding NAD-dependent epimerase/dehydratase family protein → MNKTKNKTALDVLEKDALIVITGAGGFIAGALTRHFHDQGFTRIRAIDRKPLPYWFQRVPGVECLSMDLREKQNCIRAVEGAVEVFNLAADMGGMGFIEHFRVECLRSILINTHLLEAAYRAGVNRYFFSSSACAYNTQLQQDPHVRALKESDAYPAMAERGYGWEKLMSEMFCQEYTAERGLNTAIARFHNVYGPFGTWDGGREKAPAAICRKVIEAKESGKNEIVIWGDGTQTRSFMYIDDCVEGIDMIMHCDRLIATPINLGSSELLSINELVSLAEEIGGVKLERKYDLDAPRGVAGRNSDNTFIKEVLNWEPTTPFREGLRKTYAWIETQFQDRKAGRHTVEEVY, encoded by the coding sequence ATGAACAAAACCAAAAACAAAACAGCGCTCGATGTTCTCGAGAAGGATGCTCTTATCGTCATAACCGGAGCCGGGGGGTTTATTGCCGGCGCGTTGACTCGCCATTTTCATGACCAGGGTTTTACGCGCATCCGGGCCATCGATCGAAAGCCGCTGCCGTACTGGTTTCAGAGGGTGCCCGGCGTGGAATGCCTCTCGATGGATTTGCGAGAAAAGCAAAATTGTATCCGCGCAGTGGAAGGCGCCGTCGAGGTTTTCAATCTGGCGGCGGACATGGGCGGGATGGGATTTATCGAGCATTTTCGCGTGGAATGTTTGCGCAGCATCCTGATCAATACGCATCTCCTGGAGGCGGCTTATCGCGCAGGGGTGAATCGCTATTTCTTTTCCTCTTCGGCATGCGCCTACAACACGCAGCTGCAGCAGGATCCACATGTGCGTGCACTAAAAGAATCCGATGCCTATCCGGCGATGGCGGAACGGGGCTATGGATGGGAAAAGTTGATGTCGGAGATGTTCTGCCAGGAATATACGGCGGAGCGCGGCTTGAATACCGCCATCGCCCGCTTCCACAATGTGTATGGGCCTTTCGGAACGTGGGACGGTGGGCGCGAGAAAGCGCCGGCCGCCATCTGCAGGAAGGTGATCGAGGCGAAGGAATCCGGGAAGAACGAGATCGTCATCTGGGGAGACGGGACGCAGACACGCAGTTTCATGTACATTGACGACTGTGTGGAGGGGATCGACATGATCATGCATTGCGACCGCCTGATCGCGACGCCGATCAATCTCGGCTCCAGCGAATTGCTCTCCATTAACGAGCTCGTAAGCCTGGCAGAGGAAATCGGCGGCGTCAAGCTGGAGCGCAAATATGACCTGGATGCGCCGCGCGGCGTGGCCGGACGTAATAGCGATAACACGTTTATAAAGGAAGTGTTAAACTGGGAACCCACCACGCCATTCCGTGAAGGTCTTCGTAAAACGTATGCCTGGATCGAGACGCAATTCCAAGACCGTAAAGCCGGCCGGCATACCGTCGAAGAAGTCTACTAG
- a CDS encoding adenylyltransferase/cytidyltransferase family protein produces the protein MSEKTVFVSGSFFGMQSPAIRFLEEAAKLGSVHVLLWVDEPDEAVPRGSMKFTVEERQYLLANNRYVSSVTIAEEDEGRLDLPLQNEVRPDIWAVREKDDLEPRRAFCDRHDIQYSVIKDSDLAGFPYLPIPRKPPGRKKVVVTGCFDWFHSGHVRFFEEASDYGDLYVVVGNDSNLRLLKGKEHPLFSQEERRYVVQSVRFVTQALISTGAGWMDAEPEIERIQPDIYIVNEDGDQPEKREFCRQHGLEYVVLKREPKPGLPRRSSTNLRGF, from the coding sequence ATGAGTGAAAAGACCGTCTTCGTTAGCGGCAGTTTTTTCGGCATGCAATCACCGGCTATCCGTTTTTTAGAGGAGGCAGCCAAGCTGGGGAGTGTCCACGTGCTGCTGTGGGTGGACGAACCCGACGAAGCTGTGCCCCGCGGATCGATGAAATTCACAGTAGAGGAGCGTCAATACCTACTGGCAAACAACCGTTATGTATCTTCCGTGACGATCGCGGAAGAAGACGAGGGACGGCTTGACCTTCCTCTGCAGAATGAGGTCCGGCCTGATATTTGGGCGGTGCGCGAGAAAGATGACCTGGAGCCTCGGCGTGCATTTTGCGATAGGCATGACATTCAATACAGCGTCATCAAGGACAGCGACTTGGCGGGATTTCCATATCTCCCAATACCACGCAAGCCTCCCGGGAGAAAGAAAGTTGTGGTCACCGGCTGCTTTGATTGGTTCCATTCCGGCCATGTTCGCTTTTTCGAGGAGGCGTCAGATTATGGAGATCTTTACGTGGTGGTCGGAAACGACAGCAATCTGCGTCTACTTAAAGGAAAGGAGCACCCTCTGTTTTCTCAGGAGGAGCGGCGCTACGTCGTGCAATCCGTTCGATTTGTCACGCAAGCCCTGATCTCCACCGGCGCGGGATGGATGGACGCCGAGCCGGAGATCGAACGCATCCAGCCGGATATCTACATCGTCAACGAGGATGGGGATCAACCTGAGAAAAGAGAGTTTTGCAGGCAGCATGGATTGGAATACGTGGTCCTCAAGCGGGAGCCGAAACCCGGCTTACCTCGGCGGAGCAGCACGAATCTGAGGGGTTTCTAA
- a CDS encoding mannose-1-phosphate guanylyltransferase, translating into MSRQNAGVFYAVIMAGGSGTRLWPMSRRNRPKQSLKLFGERTLFQQAVDRLQPLFSPAEILVVTKSDLVPLLRDQSPELPAENFIVEPEGRGTAPALGLAAIHLQRRDPEAIMAVMTADHFIADAAPFRKLLAGAQIAARSDYLVTFGIIPTFASSGYGYIEKGESLPLESDQPVFRVQRFVEKPDVEDAVRMAASGKFLWNSGMFTWRVKCLLDELRRQMPDFYTQLMQVEASLQDPEEYTTVIGRVWPQVAEQTIDYGVMEGARNVAVIPTQIGWIDVGSWSSLFELMPCDSLGNVLVGPHETINTRNTLVMGNERLIATIGVENLVIVDTEDALLVCSRDDVQDVRLIVKNLKRAGQISWI; encoded by the coding sequence ATGAGCAGGCAGAACGCCGGTGTGTTTTATGCAGTCATTATGGCGGGGGGGAGTGGGACGCGGCTGTGGCCGATGAGCCGCCGCAACCGTCCGAAGCAATCGTTGAAGCTGTTTGGAGAGAGGACGCTTTTCCAGCAAGCGGTAGATCGCCTGCAGCCGTTGTTCTCTCCGGCTGAAATTTTGGTGGTTACCAAGTCGGACCTTGTCCCCTTGTTGCGGGATCAATCCCCCGAATTGCCTGCCGAAAATTTCATCGTGGAACCGGAAGGCCGCGGGACGGCACCGGCTTTGGGTCTGGCAGCCATTCACCTGCAAAGGCGCGACCCGGAGGCGATAATGGCCGTGATGACCGCAGACCACTTCATCGCCGATGCAGCACCCTTTCGTAAGTTGCTGGCGGGCGCGCAAATCGCCGCGAGGTCCGATTATTTGGTGACGTTTGGGATCATACCCACCTTCGCTTCCAGCGGATATGGTTACATCGAGAAAGGGGAAAGCCTCCCGCTTGAATCGGATCAGCCGGTTTTTCGAGTGCAGCGGTTCGTCGAAAAGCCGGACGTCGAAGATGCGGTTCGGATGGCGGCCAGTGGAAAATTCCTCTGGAACAGTGGGATGTTCACCTGGCGTGTGAAATGTTTGCTGGATGAATTACGTCGACAAATGCCGGATTTTTATACCCAACTTATGCAGGTCGAAGCCTCATTGCAAGATCCTGAGGAATATACGACAGTCATCGGGCGAGTTTGGCCGCAAGTTGCTGAACAAACCATCGACTATGGCGTCATGGAAGGGGCGCGAAATGTGGCGGTGATTCCCACCCAGATCGGCTGGATCGATGTCGGAAGCTGGTCGAGTCTTTTCGAGTTGATGCCTTGCGATTCGCTGGGAAATGTGCTTGTCGGGCCTCATGAAACCATCAATACGCGTAACACGTTGGTGATGGGCAATGAGCGTCTGATCGCGACAATCGGGGTGGAAAACCTGGTGATTGTCGACACGGAAGATGCGCTGCTTGTTTGTTCGAGGGACGACGTGCAGGACGTGCGCCTCATCGTCAAAAATCTGAAGAGGGCCGGGCAAATCTCTTGGATTTAG